One Niabella beijingensis DNA window includes the following coding sequences:
- a CDS encoding family 20 glycosylhydrolase, with protein MIPRLLFFFVMTAFAAVVGAQSSLDIIPGPQKVRIHQGSLEPHQLKFLHVGTADRKMLQAYIQKQFANRNIVLHNTGSMQNGKGIYFIEDRTLLNKEAYRLKIDAGGVTITAASAPGFFYGVQTLLQLMDFNRALPYCSIEDTPAFSWRGYVVDVGRNYQSVNKLKEQIDVMARYKLNVFHFHATEDIAWRFESKKYPQLNAAINMLRNPGAFYAEADIKELMQYCKERQILFLPEIDMPGHSAAFTRAFGTTMQSEAGIKIVKELLSEFLDTYHPEYFHVGGDEVKITNNHFLPEVTTLLEQKGVKTVGWSPGGNIGDHTIRQMWMREPLDTTKGFQFVDSRHLYLNHMDPLETVTTIFYRQIGDVPREDKNIKGALLCLWPDRRLEQETDAFKMNAVYPGLLSFAERVWKGGGIEKWQSNIGTPGEERVTAFSRFENILLAHKRVYFPEKDFPYAKQQSIVWDLYGPYDNRGDLSKKFEPELSSGWSSTLHPVKQIVGGTIILRHWWAPLIEGAIGHPKDSTTIYATTKIWCDKAGPKKFWIGFNDLSRSPATDSPPVGKWDDKESRVWVNGQPVAPPHWKRGGEKGNPEIPLIDEGYSYRPPTVLYLKKGWNKVLIKAPVSTLRGKNWENPVKWMFTFVPAPANQ; from the coding sequence ATGATACCCCGTTTGCTGTTCTTTTTCGTCATGACAGCCTTCGCTGCTGTGGTTGGGGCGCAGTCTTCTTTAGATATTATTCCCGGACCGCAGAAAGTCCGTATACATCAGGGAAGCCTGGAACCGCATCAGCTAAAATTCCTGCACGTTGGTACGGCAGATCGGAAGATGTTGCAGGCTTACATCCAAAAACAGTTTGCCAACAGGAACATAGTGTTGCACAATACAGGCTCCATGCAAAACGGAAAAGGGATCTACTTTATTGAAGACCGCACCCTTTTAAACAAAGAAGCATACCGGCTAAAGATTGACGCCGGGGGTGTAACCATTACTGCCGCATCAGCTCCCGGCTTTTTCTATGGAGTGCAAACACTTTTGCAACTGATGGACTTCAACCGCGCCCTTCCTTATTGTTCCATAGAGGATACACCGGCTTTCTCCTGGAGGGGTTACGTGGTGGACGTGGGCCGGAACTATCAGTCGGTGAACAAGCTAAAAGAACAGATCGATGTGATGGCCCGTTATAAACTGAATGTATTTCATTTCCACGCCACGGAGGATATTGCCTGGCGCTTTGAAAGTAAGAAATATCCGCAGTTGAACGCAGCTATTAATATGCTCCGCAATCCGGGAGCATTTTATGCTGAAGCTGATATAAAAGAGCTGATGCAGTATTGCAAAGAGCGGCAGATCCTGTTCCTCCCGGAAATAGACATGCCGGGCCACAGCGCTGCCTTTACGCGCGCATTCGGAACTACCATGCAGTCGGAAGCCGGAATAAAAATAGTAAAAGAGTTGCTGAGCGAATTTTTGGATACTTATCATCCCGAGTATTTTCATGTGGGCGGTGATGAAGTAAAGATCACCAACAACCATTTCCTGCCGGAGGTAACGACATTGCTGGAACAGAAAGGGGTTAAAACCGTAGGATGGAGCCCGGGCGGTAATATTGGCGACCATACCATTCGGCAGATGTGGATGCGTGAGCCATTGGATACCACAAAAGGATTTCAGTTTGTCGATTCCCGGCACCTGTACCTGAATCATATGGATCCGCTGGAAACGGTTACCACTATTTTTTACAGACAGATCGGAGATGTTCCCAGAGAAGACAAAAATATAAAAGGGGCACTACTTTGCCTTTGGCCAGACAGAAGACTGGAACAGGAAACGGATGCTTTTAAAATGAATGCTGTATACCCCGGATTGCTCTCCTTTGCAGAGCGCGTTTGGAAGGGAGGCGGAATTGAAAAATGGCAATCCAATATAGGTACACCCGGAGAAGAACGGGTAACCGCTTTCAGCAGGTTTGAGAATATTCTGCTTGCGCATAAACGGGTCTATTTCCCGGAAAAGGATTTTCCGTATGCAAAGCAACAGTCGATTGTCTGGGATCTTTACGGCCCCTACGATAACCGCGGCGATCTGTCAAAAAAATTCGAGCCGGAACTGTCCTCAGGCTGGTCATCAACACTTCATCCTGTTAAGCAAATTGTGGGCGGCACCATTATTTTAAGACATTGGTGGGCACCGTTAATAGAAGGAGCCATCGGGCACCCAAAGGATAGCACCACTATTTATGCCACCACTAAAATCTGGTGCGATAAAGCCGGGCCAAAAAAATTCTGGATCGGGTTCAATGATCTGTCCCGGTCACCCGCTACCGATAGTCCGCCTGTTGGTAAATGGGATGATAAGGAAAGCAGGGTTTGGGTAAACGGGCAACCCGTGGCACCACCACACTGGAAACGCGGCGGGGAAAAAGGCAACCCGGAAATACCCTTAATAGACGAAGGGTATTCCTACCGCCCGCCCACCGTCCTCTACTTAAAAAAAGGCTGGAACAAGGTATTAATTAAAGCCCCTGTAAGCACCCTTAGAGGAAAAAACTGGGAGAACCCGGTAAAATGGATGTTCACCTTTGTCCCTGCTCCTGCAAACCAATGA
- a CDS encoding AGE family epimerase/isomerase, with the protein MNTLYLKEMESWYKNQLLTNTLPFWFPRSVDMDFGGYLLMRDADGSLIDDDKAVWIQGRAAWLLSTLYNTVEKREEWLQGAKAGIDFLLNHCFDTDGRMFFHVTREGRPLRKRRYFFSETFAVIAFAAYAAASGDETIAAKARELFGTCMQYASGEKQLPSKFTATRPSKGIGVPMILMNTAQQLREIIGDERCDTYIDQCIKEIEACFVKDGIRCVMEQVAPDGSIIDHIDGRTLNPGHAIEGAWFILHEAVYRNNDPQLIQLGCRMLDYMWERGWDKEYGGIFYFRDVYDKPVQEYWQDMKFWWPHNEAIIATLLAYIITGNEKYRQWHELVHRYAYDHFSDKEHGEWFGYLHRDGSIAQTAKGNLFKGPFHLPRQEWYCYRLLHNYLKK; encoded by the coding sequence ATGAACACGCTGTACTTAAAAGAAATGGAGTCCTGGTATAAAAACCAGCTTTTAACCAATACCCTTCCGTTCTGGTTTCCCCGGTCGGTAGATATGGATTTTGGCGGATACCTGCTGATGCGCGACGCGGACGGATCACTTATAGATGATGACAAAGCCGTTTGGATCCAGGGGCGGGCTGCCTGGCTGCTCAGTACCCTGTATAATACCGTAGAAAAAAGAGAAGAATGGTTGCAGGGAGCGAAAGCCGGTATCGATTTTCTTTTAAACCATTGCTTTGACACCGACGGAAGAATGTTCTTTCATGTAACCCGTGAGGGACGGCCCCTTCGCAAGCGTCGCTATTTCTTTTCCGAGACCTTTGCAGTTATTGCCTTTGCAGCCTATGCAGCAGCCTCCGGCGATGAAACCATCGCAGCGAAAGCCCGCGAACTATTCGGCACCTGCATGCAATATGCATCCGGAGAAAAGCAACTGCCTTCCAAATTTACAGCTACGCGGCCTTCGAAAGGCATCGGAGTGCCCATGATCCTGATGAATACCGCACAGCAACTCAGGGAAATCATTGGGGACGAGCGTTGTGATACATATATTGATCAGTGCATCAAAGAAATTGAAGCCTGTTTTGTAAAGGATGGTATCCGTTGTGTAATGGAACAGGTGGCCCCCGATGGTTCCATTATCGATCATATCGACGGGAGGACCCTGAATCCCGGGCATGCCATTGAAGGAGCCTGGTTTATTTTACATGAGGCGGTCTACCGGAACAATGATCCGCAATTGATCCAACTGGGCTGCCGTATGCTGGATTATATGTGGGAACGGGGCTGGGATAAGGAATATGGCGGCATTTTCTATTTCAGGGATGTTTATGATAAGCCCGTACAGGAATACTGGCAGGACATGAAATTCTGGTGGCCGCACAATGAGGCCATCATTGCCACCTTGTTGGCATATATCATTACCGGCAATGAAAAATACCGGCAATGGCATGAGCTGGTGCATCGTTATGCCTATGATCATTTTTCAGACAAAGAGCATGGCGAATGGTTTGGTTATCTGCACCGGGACGGAAGCATCGCACAAACGGCCAAAGGCAATCTCTTTAAAGGGCCGTTCCACCTGCCCCGTCAGGAATGGTATTGCTATCGCTTACTCCATAACTATTTAAAAAAATGA
- a CDS encoding GDSL-type esterase/lipase family protein, with product MACIGNSVTFGWGLDNPDKDSYPAQLQQLLGHHYQVKNFGHNGATLLKKGHNPYYKTPAFQQLLLFRPDIAIIHLGLNDTDPRNYPSYRDEFIPDYNWLIDTLKKQNPRMQIFICRLTPIFTGHSRFLSSTSEWYADLQKRIEQIAAVNQLPLIDLNAPLHNRPDLFPDAATLHPNAAGAGIIAQTVYDHISGNFGGLKLPLLFTDNMVLQRDRYVKFYGTANAFQTVSIRFGNQQKNAKAGFNGKWEITFPARTASAVPETILIKSEHNSILLKNVLIGDVWLCSGQSNMYFSVKESLGGDSLVRVADSTRPLRLLKLKPFAETDNRSWTAAELSKANQLDFFSGSWQQDRSKEAAAFSAIGYVFAQKIQQEMNIPIGIIEIAVGGSPLISWVSRNTLQGNPLFEPAFDNWRRSDYIMQWCRDRADINLRNTQNKLQRHPYEPAYNFEAAIEKLAPFPVKGILWYQGESDADNAALYEKLFPVFVADWRAAWNQNLPFYYVQLSSINRPSWNYFRDVQRKLLSTVPNTGMAVSSDLGDPSDVHYKNKIPVGLRMAKLALTRTYHRAGLPAGPLFQSMKRVHNQVEIRFQYADGLQTSDNREITGFCILTNNGHFVPAHARVQQNKICIRLPEHLKAIAIAYGWEPFTRANLVNKDQLPASTFLEYFK from the coding sequence GTGGCATGTATTGGCAATTCTGTAACCTTTGGCTGGGGCCTTGACAATCCGGATAAAGACTCCTACCCGGCACAGCTTCAGCAGCTGCTGGGTCACCATTATCAGGTGAAAAATTTCGGGCATAATGGTGCCACATTATTGAAGAAAGGCCACAACCCTTATTATAAAACACCCGCATTTCAACAGCTGCTTTTGTTCCGGCCGGACATCGCCATTATCCATCTGGGATTGAATGATACCGATCCCAGGAATTATCCCAGCTACCGTGACGAATTCATACCGGATTACAACTGGCTTATAGATACCTTGAAAAAACAAAATCCCCGGATGCAAATTTTCATTTGCAGGCTTACGCCCATTTTCACCGGGCATTCCCGGTTTCTTTCCAGCACCAGCGAATGGTATGCCGACCTGCAAAAAAGAATCGAACAAATAGCTGCAGTCAATCAACTGCCGTTAATCGATCTAAACGCTCCCCTTCATAACCGCCCGGACCTGTTCCCGGATGCGGCCACCCTGCATCCCAATGCGGCAGGTGCGGGCATTATCGCACAAACCGTTTACGACCATATCAGCGGGAACTTCGGAGGATTGAAATTACCGCTCTTATTTACAGACAATATGGTCCTGCAAAGGGATCGGTATGTAAAATTCTACGGAACCGCCAATGCCTTTCAAACAGTAAGCATCCGTTTCGGCAATCAGCAAAAAAACGCAAAGGCCGGATTTAATGGCAAATGGGAGATCACCTTTCCGGCAAGAACAGCCAGCGCTGTTCCCGAAACCATCCTGATCAAAAGTGAACACAATTCTATCCTATTAAAAAATGTATTGATAGGTGACGTATGGCTTTGTTCCGGTCAGTCGAATATGTATTTCTCCGTTAAAGAGTCCCTGGGCGGTGATAGTCTGGTGCGCGTTGCAGACAGCACCCGACCACTGCGTTTATTAAAGCTGAAGCCCTTTGCAGAAACCGATAATCGCTCCTGGACGGCAGCTGAACTCAGCAAAGCCAACCAGCTTGATTTTTTCTCCGGCAGCTGGCAACAGGACCGGTCAAAGGAAGCAGCCGCATTTTCAGCGATCGGTTATGTATTTGCACAAAAAATACAACAGGAAATGAATATTCCCATTGGCATTATTGAAATCGCCGTGGGCGGGTCACCACTGATTTCCTGGGTGAGCCGGAATACCCTTCAGGGCAATCCCTTGTTTGAGCCGGCATTTGATAACTGGCGGCGATCCGACTATATCATGCAGTGGTGCCGGGACCGGGCAGATATCAACCTCCGGAATACACAAAATAAATTGCAACGCCACCCCTACGAGCCTGCTTATAATTTTGAAGCCGCGATTGAAAAGCTGGCACCCTTTCCGGTAAAAGGCATATTGTGGTACCAGGGAGAAAGCGACGCAGACAACGCGGCACTATATGAAAAACTGTTTCCCGTATTTGTAGCCGACTGGCGGGCTGCCTGGAACCAAAACCTACCCTTTTACTATGTGCAGCTCTCCAGTATCAACCGGCCTTCCTGGAATTACTTCAGGGATGTTCAGCGAAAATTACTGAGTACGGTTCCCAATACCGGCATGGCGGTTTCCAGTGATCTGGGTGATCCTTCAGACGTTCATTATAAAAATAAAATCCCTGTGGGATTGCGTATGGCGAAGCTGGCACTGACCCGGACCTATCACCGCGCCGGATTGCCCGCGGGGCCACTCTTTCAATCCATGAAAAGAGTACACAACCAGGTGGAGATCCGTTTTCAGTATGCGGACGGTTTACAGACCAGCGACAACAGGGAAATTACCGGTTTTTGTATACTGACCAATAACGGTCATTTTGTACCGGCACACGCGCGTGTGCAGCAAAATAAGATCTGCATCAGACTCCCCGAACACCTGAAAGCAATAGCTATCGCTTACGGCTGGGAGCCTTTTACCCGGGCCAACCTGGTCAATAAGGACCAGCTGCCGGCCAGCACATTTTTGGAATATTTTAAATAG
- a CDS encoding sialidase family protein, which translates to MIKQKSPVLILWAALFFCVPFFCFSQEIKTGAEVLNYTIPVLKRAKNNPIQRIRIYVPDKATSTRQLVITTDPASAAAIGKIEIFTTGSEPKFSDEMPVTAITTIKVKNTIPVHISLKPGINYLWVSVLLNDNTLPDKKIDLQTDALSLSNGNTLALQPINRSQRGWYTGIALRQPGDDSVHTYRIPGITQTATNTLIAVYDIRYKHSGDLPADIDVGMSRSTDNGKTWEPMKVIMKMGGPGDNSGIGDPSILFDPVTKKIWVAALWSKGNHSIAGSGPGLSPDVSGQFILASSADDGKTWSAPINITAQVKNPIWHLYFQGPGNGIAMQNGTLVFPSQYWDESKNPGMPHASIIYSNDHGKTWKSGIGAKSNTTEAQVVETKPGTLMLNMRDNRGGFRSIATTRDLGSSWLEHPTSFKALQDPVCMASLIKARVKVNGALKEVLFFSNMNSSGVRDHLTIKASLDLGETWLPAHQLLLDERRSFGYSSLVKVDEHTIGILYESTGGLNFVTVPVKDIIRQ; encoded by the coding sequence ATGATCAAACAAAAATCCCCCGTACTTATCTTATGGGCTGCCCTGTTTTTCTGCGTTCCATTCTTTTGTTTTTCCCAGGAAATAAAAACAGGCGCTGAAGTTTTAAACTATACCATCCCTGTCCTGAAGCGGGCAAAGAACAACCCCATTCAAAGAATCAGGATTTACGTGCCGGACAAAGCGACCAGTACCAGACAACTGGTTATAACCACCGATCCCGCAAGTGCTGCCGCCATCGGGAAGATCGAAATCTTTACGACGGGCAGCGAACCCAAATTTTCTGACGAAATGCCGGTTACAGCCATTACCACTATTAAAGTAAAAAACACCATCCCGGTGCACATTTCATTAAAACCGGGGATCAATTATCTCTGGGTCAGTGTGCTGCTAAACGACAATACATTACCTGATAAAAAAATAGACCTGCAAACCGATGCGCTGTCGCTTTCAAACGGGAACACCCTGGCATTGCAACCCATCAACAGATCACAGCGGGGATGGTATACAGGTATCGCGCTCCGGCAACCGGGGGATGACAGCGTGCATACGTATCGCATACCCGGCATTACACAGACCGCCACCAACACGTTGATCGCTGTTTACGATATCCGTTACAAGCACAGCGGCGATCTTCCCGCGGATATTGATGTAGGCATGAGCAGGAGCACCGACAACGGCAAAACCTGGGAGCCCATGAAAGTGATCATGAAAATGGGCGGACCGGGCGATAACAGCGGCATCGGCGACCCTTCCATCCTTTTTGATCCCGTTACCAAAAAGATCTGGGTAGCTGCCTTATGGAGTAAAGGCAACCATTCCATTGCCGGCTCCGGGCCCGGGCTTTCCCCCGATGTTTCCGGTCAGTTTATTTTGGCATCCAGTGCTGATGACGGAAAAACATGGTCGGCCCCCATTAACATCACTGCCCAGGTCAAGAACCCCATCTGGCATCTTTATTTCCAGGGACCGGGGAACGGGATCGCGATGCAAAACGGAACACTGGTATTTCCTTCCCAGTATTGGGATGAAAGTAAAAACCCCGGTATGCCCCACGCTTCCATTATTTACAGCAACGACCATGGCAAAACCTGGAAATCCGGGATCGGTGCCAAATCCAATACCACAGAGGCCCAGGTGGTGGAAACAAAACCCGGCACACTAATGCTCAATATGCGCGACAACAGGGGCGGCTTCCGGAGCATTGCTACTACCAGGGACCTGGGCAGCAGCTGGCTGGAGCATCCCACTTCATTCAAAGCCCTGCAGGACCCTGTATGTATGGCATCCCTGATCAAAGCCCGGGTAAAAGTAAACGGGGCACTTAAAGAGGTATTGTTCTTCAGCAATATGAACAGCAGTGGTGTGCGCGACCATTTAACCATTAAAGCAAGCTTAGACCTGGGCGAAACCTGGCTCCCGGCCCATCAGTTACTTCTGGATGAAAGAAGGTCCTTTGGTTATTCTTCATTGGTAAAAGTGGATGAACATACTATTGGCATTTTATATGAAAGCACCGGAGGACTGAATTTTGTAACCGTTCCTGTTAAAGATATTATCAGGCAGTAA
- a CDS encoding MFS transporter, with product MSEKVTDIPQKQTTPASGKADRYRWVVVGLLWFVALLNYLDRQMLSTMRDSMQHDIKELQSAENFGILMAVFLWIYGFMSPVSGIIADKLNKKWLIVGSLFVWSAVTYLMGHATSFHQLYLLRATMGVSEALYIPAGLALITEYHESKTRSLAIGIHMTGLYMGQALGGFGATVARNFSWQLTFHWFGIIGIVYSVVLLIFLRSKKQSAQGDTASLSGNRKRPSLLKGLNILFTNLAFWVVLFYFAIPSLPGWAAKNWLPTLFAHNLNLDMHTAGPLATITIAVSSFIGVITGGTLSDRWVQKNLKGRVYTSAAGLSLTIPALLLLGFGNSLFSILTATFLFGVGFGIFDANNMPILCQFVSAKYRATAYGLMNMTGVFAGAFVTDLLGKATDAGNLGKDFALMSVIVLVAVVIQLAVLKPRTNNFSDSFYNR from the coding sequence ATGTCTGAAAAAGTAACCGATATTCCGCAAAAACAGACAACCCCCGCATCCGGCAAAGCGGATCGTTACCGCTGGGTAGTTGTAGGGCTGCTGTGGTTCGTTGCTTTATTAAACTACCTCGACCGTCAAATGCTCTCCACCATGCGCGATTCCATGCAACACGATATAAAAGAACTGCAGAGCGCTGAAAACTTTGGGATACTCATGGCCGTATTTCTATGGATCTACGGTTTTATGAGTCCGGTATCCGGTATCATTGCCGATAAACTGAATAAAAAATGGCTGATCGTAGGGAGTCTGTTTGTCTGGTCTGCGGTCACCTATCTCATGGGACATGCCACCAGCTTTCATCAGCTTTATCTTCTGAGAGCCACCATGGGCGTAAGCGAAGCACTCTATATTCCGGCAGGCCTGGCGCTGATAACCGAGTATCATGAATCTAAAACAAGATCCCTTGCAATAGGCATTCACATGACCGGTTTATATATGGGGCAGGCGCTGGGAGGTTTCGGAGCTACCGTCGCAAGGAATTTTTCCTGGCAGCTGACCTTCCATTGGTTCGGCATCATCGGTATCGTTTATTCGGTCGTGCTGCTGATCTTTTTAAGATCAAAAAAGCAGTCGGCACAAGGAGACACAGCTTCCCTGTCAGGCAACAGGAAAAGACCTTCCTTATTAAAAGGACTAAACATCTTGTTCACCAATCTTGCTTTCTGGGTGGTCCTGTTTTATTTTGCGATCCCCAGTCTGCCGGGGTGGGCTGCAAAAAACTGGCTACCTACCTTATTTGCCCACAATCTTAACCTGGACATGCATACAGCAGGACCGCTGGCCACCATTACGATCGCGGTTTCTTCTTTTATCGGCGTGATCACAGGAGGCACCCTTTCCGACAGATGGGTCCAAAAAAATCTGAAAGGCCGTGTATATACCAGCGCCGCAGGTCTGAGCCTGACCATCCCGGCATTGTTATTACTCGGTTTCGGCAATTCGTTGTTCAGTATCCTTACCGCTACCTTTCTCTTTGGCGTAGGCTTTGGAATATTCGATGCCAACAACATGCCCATCCTTTGTCAGTTTGTTTCCGCCAAATACAGGGCCACTGCCTACGGGCTCATGAATATGACCGGTGTATTTGCCGGTGCTTTTGTTACCGACTTATTGGGAAAAGCAACGGATGCCGGCAATCTTGGAAAGGACTTCGCGCTCATGTCCGTAATCGTCCTGGTGGCGGTAGTAATACAACTGGCCGTCCTGAAACCACGAACAAATAATTTTTCCGATTCGTTTTATAACAGATGA
- a CDS encoding dihydrodipicolinate synthase family protein: protein MNHSYEKLTGLIAAPFTPMKASGELNLELVPAYYRFLKNNGVSGAFINGSTGEGASQSVEEKKQVMQAWANATRNDAAFKVITLVGGTALNDCEEMAAYTQQLGLYAVSFTAPFYFKPADAAALAACCRRVAAAAPATAFYYYHIPVLTGCNIPMYDLLLAVNGSIPNFAGIKYTHEDFMDFLSCMYVENGRYDMLWGRDENMLPALALGSSGAVGSTYNYAAPLYHDLIAAFKNGALDKARELQQKAIDMIRLLGKYGGIATGKAYMKLAGLDCGEFRLPVKNMSAASFEAFRKDVDALGFSGFCSK, encoded by the coding sequence ATGAATCATTCATACGAAAAACTTACGGGGCTGATAGCGGCCCCGTTTACACCGATGAAGGCATCGGGCGAACTAAACCTGGAACTGGTGCCCGCGTATTACCGGTTTCTCAAAAACAATGGTGTCTCCGGGGCCTTTATCAATGGCTCTACCGGCGAGGGTGCCTCTCAAAGTGTTGAAGAAAAAAAACAGGTCATGCAGGCCTGGGCCAACGCCACCAGGAACGATGCGGCATTCAAAGTGATCACGCTGGTAGGCGGCACTGCTCTCAATGATTGTGAGGAAATGGCCGCATATACCCAGCAGCTGGGCCTCTATGCCGTTTCATTCACCGCACCCTTCTATTTCAAACCGGCCGATGCAGCGGCCCTGGCGGCCTGCTGTAGAAGGGTAGCCGCGGCCGCACCGGCAACTGCATTTTATTACTATCATATTCCTGTGTTGACAGGTTGTAATATACCGATGTATGATCTGCTGCTTGCCGTGAACGGCTCCATCCCCAACTTTGCCGGCATCAAATACACCCACGAAGATTTTATGGACTTTCTTTCCTGTATGTATGTTGAGAACGGGCGGTATGATATGCTTTGGGGAAGAGATGAAAATATGCTTCCGGCACTGGCCCTGGGAAGCTCTGGTGCCGTGGGCAGTACCTATAATTATGCCGCGCCGCTCTACCACGATCTGATAGCCGCCTTTAAAAACGGGGCACTGGACAAAGCCAGGGAGCTGCAACAGAAAGCCATAGATATGATCCGGCTGCTGGGCAAATACGGAGGGATTGCCACCGGCAAAGCCTATATGAAACTGGCAGGGCTGGACTGTGGTGAATTCCGGTTACCCGTAAAGAATATGAGTGCCGCCTCATTTGAAGCCTTCCGGAAGGATGTGGATGCATTGGGATTTTCCGGTTTTTGTTCTAAATAA
- the nanU gene encoding SusD family outer membrane lipoprotein NanU, with translation MKKNILSVIGACFVLIAFNACNKKLELSPVSSYSDASFWKSPDQVDVFVSGIHINLRATTTQLVTLGEMRADIFGTDPGSGASFTGESSQGLERLWTNNLDLDNPGVSGYGNFYFNINQINLLISKIETVPSMVPATKQYYLGIAYGMRAFYYFHLLRSWGKVIIQTEPTVNINISELAKAASGEDSVMALIKSDIESSLSSYGTDYSFKNDKGLWSKAATLMLKAEVYLWTSHRGGGTTDATTAKNALSEIQTNIPALALLPNYANVFASSNKANSEIIFALKNKLDEAQLPFANTFFPQSGLLANFYDSLGNRKFNVTTDNWGGLLRAPTKMAAYRAFSNQDSRKWASIQGGYNLVGGVYQLAGAFANKYQGEQNAGVRQFTNDFPIYRYADLLLLLAEAKVALGENPATEINTVRSRAFGANYNAGTTGYPNQPVDADPRESILQERFYEFILEGKRWYDLRRMGDAYVYAYTNIASTESYKLLWPVDRNTLTNNRLLTQTPGYSQY, from the coding sequence ATGAAAAAAAATATTTTATCTGTAATAGGTGCCTGTTTTGTGCTGATTGCTTTCAACGCATGCAATAAAAAACTGGAGTTGTCGCCCGTAAGTTCCTATAGTGACGCCAGCTTCTGGAAATCGCCCGACCAGGTGGATGTATTCGTTTCCGGCATTCATATCAATCTGCGCGCCACCACCACCCAGCTGGTTACATTGGGTGAAATGAGAGCGGATATATTTGGAACGGACCCCGGCTCCGGAGCATCTTTTACCGGCGAATCCTCCCAGGGCCTGGAGCGGCTCTGGACCAATAACCTGGACCTGGACAACCCCGGTGTTTCGGGATATGGCAACTTCTATTTTAATATCAATCAGATCAATCTTTTGATCAGTAAGATCGAAACCGTTCCTTCTATGGTTCCGGCCACAAAGCAATACTACCTGGGGATCGCCTACGGCATGAGGGCCTTTTATTACTTCCATCTGCTGCGCTCCTGGGGCAAGGTAATCATTCAAACGGAGCCCACCGTGAATATAAATATCTCCGAGCTTGCGAAAGCAGCCTCCGGCGAGGATTCTGTAATGGCGTTGATCAAATCCGACATTGAAAGTTCGTTATCCAGTTACGGAACAGATTACTCCTTCAAAAATGATAAAGGGCTCTGGTCTAAGGCTGCCACCCTGATGTTAAAAGCAGAAGTCTATTTATGGACCAGCCATCGCGGAGGCGGAACTACCGATGCCACCACCGCAAAAAACGCACTTTCAGAGATCCAGACAAATATCCCCGCACTGGCGTTACTCCCCAATTATGCAAACGTATTTGCCTCTTCCAATAAGGCAAACAGTGAGATCATTTTTGCCTTAAAAAATAAACTGGATGAAGCACAGCTTCCTTTTGCCAACACCTTCTTTCCGCAATCAGGTCTGCTGGCCAATTTTTATGACTCACTGGGGAACCGGAAATTCAATGTAACCACGGACAATTGGGGCGGCCTTCTCCGGGCGCCTACCAAAATGGCGGCCTACCGGGCATTCAGCAACCAGGACTCCAGGAAATGGGCCAGCATACAGGGGGGCTATAATTTAGTGGGAGGCGTTTATCAGCTGGCCGGAGCATTCGCCAACAAATACCAGGGCGAACAAAATGCAGGGGTCCGCCAGTTCACCAATGATTTCCCCATTTATCGTTATGCGGATCTGCTGCTCTTGCTGGCTGAAGCCAAGGTGGCACTGGGGGAAAACCCGGCTACTGAAATCAATACGGTAAGAAGCAGGGCCTTTGGTGCCAACTATAATGCAGGTACGACCGGCTATCCCAATCAACCGGTTGATGCCGATCCCCGGGAGTCCATTCTTCAGGAGCGCTTCTATGAGTTTATCCTGGAGGGCAAAAGATGGTACGACCTCAGAAGAATGGGGGATGCATATGTTTATGCGTACACCAACATAGCGTCCACCGAATCTTATAAATTACTCTGGCCTGTAGACAGGAACACCCTGACCAACAACCGGCTCCTGACACAGACTCCCGGCTACAGCCAATATTAG